ccaagtttggacggggacctgaacCCATGATAggggagggtagtgggttggccttgcttgtgcctggggtataagcggggcgtatATTTCAGGGTACCTAGTTGGGcatattgattcgcgaatcgctaggtaatccggtatggcttgtctataatctagcaccgtagtaagaactagaagataaaagatggtaaaataattctaattgcttaccacctgcttgaaagtagcgtaggtgcttacatagaatggttagttaataaactaaagctaactgctaataaaattgaatataaggacacacgtttagtaatgtCCTTGCAGATGTAATAAatccacaagccaaatagccttgcatatccttagagtcttttatttcctcctatcgggtaagtcttgctgagtacaattgagtactcaaggttttatttcccccAGTTGCTGGTGACAGGtgaatgctagagctgactcttgtgtggatccatcctggtgggctcagagaggattcctttacgctgtgatcatagttttatttataactctcactaaatatttttataaatagaagttttatgatctgttgtcatagtttatatatcaatgcttcatcatgtcatgaatagatatttatttccgctgtaactctgatcacatgtttatattctgttgttaaattaaattgttcataactctgataacatgatcatttccgctattataaacaataaatattatactctgatgttgcatgaaaagtgatgtaagaaatgactaaaatgttataaactttattctctcatttgtgatcctgatggaaaaatattgaTTGTGTTATTAGGCTGAGGGTGGTGGTCAGAGTGGGGATACCACAACTGTGTTGGTGGAGGCCGGAGGCAAAGGTACTCTATGTGTTATTAGGCTGTCTCCAACAGGACACTCATCAGAGGACTCAAACATAAAATAAATCTCCAACAGAATACATATAACCTTCAACAGAGTACCTATGTGGAAGACTCATTTTAGATGTCAGGAGAGGTATaactcttttgggtcttgttgttggagaaaacAAAAAATGGGTGTTTAACCTTTTGCCTATAGCGCTAACCAAATGtagaatgagtcttgtattttggatAACGGTTGTAGGAGACAGTCTTAGAGTGCAAAATCACCacctaaaaataaaaatattgatTCTAATTAAAATTCCAACGTATATACACTCTTATAATACAGGTCTATACACCACCATAAGGTAAGTGcaattttttttcctaaattgCTCTAGCCTCGCTGCTGCTGTGATAGGGCACAGTTTAGGTTGGTGAGGTAGTGGATGGATGGCAGTGAAGTGAGCAACAGGAGCCATCTGCCAGTGGTGGATAATAAAATTATGAAAAGAAGCGCTGGTGCAGCGGGATTGCAGGAAGCAGCAACAGCGGAGGCACCCAGTGGTCAGTGCAGTGTCTAATCGTGTCTATTTGCTTTTGGTAGAAATGGGTGTGAACTTCGCTCTGGTCAAAGACAAGTTAACACTGGTCCAGAATCAAAACTCTACCATCACTTCCATTAGCATCATGTCATCTTGCACTTTAATCGCAGATAAGCACCGAGGGCAGTTTGTACAGGATGTAGAATCAAAATCTCCAGGCAAATTGACCGACTAAGCCAGAACCACCAAGATAAAATGACTCTCAAGTAACCGAGTTTAAATATGGTAGGTAGTACAGAGCATATGATGGCAACCTATTATTTCCCGATCTTCAACACGCACACTTTAGAGTGCGGGGGTTGCCCTTATGAAAAGAGAAATGCTAAGAAAAACGAGATGATAATTAACAAAAGAGGTTATGCTTGCGCATCCCCAGTCAGTTTCGCAAAAGCTTTGTCCATCGAAACACAGCCTCTATAACTACAACACCGGGACCAGGGCACATTACTCGAATGGGTTTGAATGTCCAGAGGTGAGTTGGTTCCATACATATGTTTAAATACGGTAGCTTTGTTCCCGTTTTCAATGGGGGGCAAATGAGCATCCCGAACAGGCAAGAACTTTTTCCTGCCTGAATGCAATACATGTTGAAGCAAGCTCCGGTATGTAAAGCTGAAAGGTGAGGCAAAAGACCTGTACAGCTTCGGATCCTCGAATGTTGTTGTAGATAATTACTCCAGTCAAGAATGGGAGGGAGGCAGCATGAAAGAAGACACCGAGGATGGCTTAGGACGCCTCTCTCTCAGTGCACCTTTCAACAGAGGGTATTTGCTGGGAGTCGGAATGGGCAATCCTCCTAGACCTTCCCGAGCCACTGTCAGGTGATACTTCTGGATGCGATGGTACATGTGCCAGCATACGCCGAGAAGTTGGGGCCTCACTAGTTGGTGATGAAGCATGGCCATACATAGCACTTCCCATTGGATGATCGAATTTGCAATTTGGACCAAACTTGCACATGCCATAGCGATTATAGAAACTGCATATTGGCTCTCCCTGTAAGCAGAAAAAACAGATGTTTAAGCAACATGTATGTGTAGCATGTTTGTATTATACCACCAGTGTCAAGTATTGCATGATATCAACCTTGGCATTAGTTTTAAGGTTCCCAGTCTGTGGGTAACGATAGGTAATAAGTACAATATCAACGATCAAGGAAATGAAAAAGGATAAGTGACGGTATATATTACAATACAATCCATGGCAAGGTATCCGGTGCATAACCCAAGATACTGGTCCTCAAGCATGTACTTACCAGATAGTAAAATAATGTGTGGACAAAAGTGGATCATGTTCAGCTTAACTATGTGATAGTAGTTTTGCATATCATGAGTGAAACAGAACTAACAGAGAATAAACAAAAATTATCAAGCAAACTGTAGCCAGATCAAGGAAGTGAGCCATTATGCAATGAATTGACCAAGAATCATCAAAAAGTCGCAACTGCTGTATGAAATTAATACCATACCGATCCTAAAATTTAAGGCCAACTCAATTAGCAGCATTGCGCTAAGAGTATACATCGCAAAACAACATCTCATTCAGGATTGGCTCTTGGAATAGCTGTATAGCCCCAAGCAAGAATTCTGTTTAGCAGTCACTAGTTCCTCTAAAAATTAAGATACAGAAGAGAACCAGGAGATATAACTATTGGGAAATGACACCCCTAGATTACAATTTCTGCAAACACCTCTTAAGCAATTGAATTTTACACCAAAGAATTGACAAGTGTACATCTACTACAGGCCCACGAGGCTCTCTCTATATATAGCTATCTCCACTGACGGAGCATCGTTCTTCCACTCTTTCTAAGGTTAGTAACATGGTATCACAGCCAAGGATGAGGGTTAGGCCGTTAGGGTTAGACTCATCTAATCTAATCCACCCACAATCccatttctgtttttttttcggTGCGGTCTGCCACTGCCTGTCTCACGTGCTGCAAATGGGCTGATGTCACAAAGAGACAACACCTCAGCAGCTGACAACACCTGTTCTGCACATCCAACCTGTCTAGCTAAAAGCCCACACCCAACCCCATCTGATTGGGTGAGCTAGGCACAACAACAGTCACCACTCATCGCGCCGAGAAAAACGGAGGTGCGCCTGCGCTGGCTGCACAGCACCAAGAAGGCAGCAAGGTGGCCACCGGTCTGTGTCGCACCGAGAAGAGAGGAGGGCACCCGACAGACAATGGCTAGGAGATGGtcacctccaccaccgccgctgaTGTCGCGGCAGACTCCGAGTTTGCCACCAACAGTGGGGACAGCACGCCCAAACTCCACAATGTGGCGGGCGAGATCAAGGGCCTCCATGCGGCGAAGCGCAGCCTGTAGGGGAAGCTCGATGTTGTGAGGGCGGGGATCAGTTTCTGTCCTTCGAATCCTGCCGCCTCGGGGTCATTGTGGCTGTCGCCAATGAGCAAGAAGCTGCCGCCGCGGCCACCGAGAGTGAGGCCACCATGTTTCAAATCCTCCACATCCACCTTGAGTTTGAAAGGGGTTGTTAAGTGTACATCTACTATAAGCCcatatggcccatgaggctctctCTATATATAGCTATCTCCACTGAGGGAGCGTCGTTCTTCCATTCTTCCTAAGGTTACTAGAATATCTTATAGATCTTTTGGATAACCATTGCCATGTCAATACCAATACTCTGACAAGCTTACGTTCGCCCAAGTAGCAATATGCTTTACTTAGATTAAAGAGACGAAGCCAAGATAGCTGGACAAATCTACCCAAAAAATTGCAATACACATGATAGAGCATACTAAGACATGTATACTAACTCTTACCGGGCGCAAAGGTAGGCCTAATGGACTCAGTGCACAATTGGGAGTAGGAATTATTCGCTCCCTGGGATGATGGAACTTGCATACAGCACCAAACTTACAGTCTCCGGTCTTCATATAGAACTGACATTCAGGTTGGTCAGGTCTCTCTGGAAATACATTCTCCCTCTGTACTGCATATAGTCCAACGGGAACAGAACCTGCTTGGTAGGATGAAAACATTCCTTGATCGCCTATGCCAGCTGTTCCACTCTGGCGTGAGCCAGTATAGTATTGGGCAGCTCCGGGTGTCCGTTGTTGGTCATCCGAGGATGAAGAACCAATCTGCGCCtataatttgaaaaaaaaaactaatgacATAAATTACATGGAAACTACAAAAATGATTCAAGAGCAGCCAGCAACTTTCAAGAAGACTTATAGATAATTCATATTCTCTGAGCTCATTACCCTAGGCAGGCAGACCCGCATGAGCATGAGGAAGAAAATAAACTAAAATTTCACACAAAAAAGACAACGATCCTTATCAAGATGCTAAATTTTATAACAAAATAGCCATGAAAAGGCATTACAGAATTTAGGTATCTACCATGAATTAGGAATCCCTCTGGATTAGTTTTTCAACATGGAATATTTCTAGATTAAGATGTGATTTGTGTTATAGAAATGAAACATCATAGTAATGACACCTAACATGGGTGCTCAACTAGTCAGCCCTGGATACCTACCCTCAATATCATCGAAGACAGAGAATAACATAAGTACATGACTACTTATTTACAGTTTTAAAATCATGGTTAAATTTGACTCTGCACATCATGGTAACATTTTTATGCCTTATTCTAGTGTCCACATGGGCGAACTTTTATCACTAAAATATTAAAATAATCTATGCGTGGATCAATACAAGAGTGCAGTTAGGTTTTTTCAATTATGGTTATGATAAAAGTAGGGCACCATAATCACCACAAGTGCTCAAGGTCAAATGAAATGAATAATATAAGTATATAACACATAGcatctaccccaacttgcttgggactgaaaggctatgttgttgttgttgtatataacACTTAGCATGACGAAAATATTAGGTAACAGTCAGGGTAATGCTACCTCAGAAATTATGATCACAAGCAACCGTACACAAGATATGCATGTTCTAAATAATGTGATGTTTGGTGACTAGGAGGATACATTGGTGGCATTAGTATTCATAGTTAGGTGATGTGATGGACTTAGGGGCCAAATTAACGTATTTATTTGTTGAAAGAAGAAaggacatgattttttttttctcgaacacgcaggagagttgtgtatcattatattaagaagagtaAAGGAGTCGGTTTAGAAACCCCATAcagccacacacacacacacacacacacacttctaCATCTAAAGGTGTCTCTCTGTCTCACTTGTCAAAACTTGACCCAAGACCACTAGAGAGGAACTCACACATTGGCTGGCTCTAGAGCAAGGAGATTGCATATTCCCCGAGCTCCAGCCAAACTCCAAAGGAGAACCTCATctttaaccaaaaccaaaacactATTCAGGCTCGGTTGAATCCCATCAAACACACAACGATTGTGGTGATTCCAAATGGACCAAGCTCCCAGAATGATGATGGAATTGAGACCTtttttagtctggtcatcaaCACCAGAATTTGTGCTTGCCCACCATGCATAGAAAGGGCATGATATTAGTAAGCCCATTAGATACTGCTGATCAGCTGGACATGCTTCAAGTTCATGAATTAAGGAGAGAGAATGGAAATGAAGTTGTGATTTTTATGTGTGGATGCGTAAAAACGAGTAGCCAAATTTATGCCGACTCCATGCCAAATCAGGTTGGCCTAAAAAATTTAAACCTTCAGATAATCAATTGTAATCCTGGAACTTTCACACATACTAAAAACCATCAAACAGTTAATGGGAACACAAGAATTTTCATAGCTAATGGATAAACAAAATTACCCTTATTTCCATATCTAAATAAAGGACAATAAAAGGAACCAACAAAAACAAAGAAAACTGTAGCCAAAGGTCTTGGGTCAATTGAGCGATAGAGGGACTGACACCGGTCAGACTTATGCCTTGTTAAAATCGGTTCAGTATAGGTAAAATGTAATCGAAGTTTTTTTTTACTACAAACAAGGTTGCAATCTTCCGCAACATTTTTGATAAACAAATGGGTAAGTGCCATGTAATAAGGTGATGAAATATGAACTTGTTAGGCTATGTAAAAAGTAAAACAGAGGTCAGGGAACATACAGTATAAGGACTCCACCCTGGGACCTGAACAAGCCCAGGAGGAACAATCACTTGTGCATAACTTGAATGACCTGGCCACCTTGGACTTGCAATGAAAGAAGCAGATCTCGACAAGGGCCAGCTTGTTACAGCCCCTTGGTAAGCATGCTGGCCAGGAGAAGTTGCAGACTGTCCAGGTGAATAAACAGAGCCACGTACAGCAACCATCATGGTGGATGGTTGTGGATGGTGAAACTTACATGTGCTTCCAAACTTGCACTGCCCTGTTCTTAAATAATAAGCACACTCCTTTTCATTCTGCAGTAATAAAATTCAAGTAAGCGACGCAAATCTTGCAAAAAAGTTGCATAGAAATGTGGCACCACACTATGCATCCATATTCATGAAACGTTGTGAATCGTAATAGAAATTCAGAACAAACCGGGCGGAGTGGGTAGCCCAGTTCATTCAACTGAACTCGAGTTGCCATTGCAGCCTTTTCTCGGGGATGGTGAAACTTGCAAGTTGCTCCAAACTTGCACGTGCCAGTCTTCAGATAGTACTAAAAAGGGGGGATATGAAAACAATAAAAATGCAAATTCACCAATAATGTAACCACACACTTTCCAAAAAAAATGATATGCTCacagaaaagaaaaggagaaaaaaTGTATGAGCAACTTGATTACAAAAGTTCAGGTCATTCAGACAAGCAAAATATAGTTGTAACATGGGCATGCACAATTGAATTTTATTAACCTAAATCAACTGACACTTGGATTAAAATGCAAACTCGCTAAAGAACCATGTACAGCTAACAGTGTGAGTCAGAATTTCAATCAAGAGAATGTAATGTGACCTCATTTAAAAGGTTACAACTGTACTCCTGCATGAACCAAAAAGGAATGACAAATGCATTGAAAAGCACAATAAGCGCCATTTATGCAACCCCAAGAAACAGCATGAAATTAATTAATACTAACAGATATCAAGCTCAACTATAACAACACATACTCTAGGACCATATGCTGTATTATTAGTGTTACATATATTCATTTGACTGAAAAACTTCAGCGAAGACCTATCAATATGCAGCTGTACAACGCTTGAAGCACAAGAAGACAATGACAGTTAAACGTCT
This sequence is a window from Miscanthus floridulus cultivar M001 chromosome 10, ASM1932011v1, whole genome shotgun sequence. Protein-coding genes within it:
- the LOC136486818 gene encoding zinc finger CCCH domain-containing protein 63-like isoform X1 gives rise to the protein MAAPSGGGGGGAGEGSSSAAAAATIGAHGVDQVAEAMWQMNLGETMAPMELGPYPERVGEPDCSYYMRTGMCRFGMTCKFNHPADRKLAVAAARMKGEYPQRIGQPECQYYLKTGTCKFGATCKFHHPREKAAMATRVQLNELGYPLRPNEKECAYYLRTGQCKFGSTCKFHHPQPSTMMVAVRGSVYSPGQSATSPGQHAYQGAVTSWPLSRSASFIASPRWPGHSSYAQVIVPPGLVQVPGWSPYTAQIGSSSSDDQQRTPGAAQYYTGSRQSGTAGIGDQGMFSSYQAGSVPVGLYAVQRENVFPERPDQPECQFYMKTGDCKFGAVCKFHHPRERIIPTPNCALSPLGLPLRPGEPICSFYNRYGMCKFGPNCKFDHPMGSAMYGHASSPTSEAPTSRRMLAHVPSHPEVSPDSGSGRSRRIAHSDSQQIPSVERCTEREAS
- the LOC136486818 gene encoding zinc finger CCCH domain-containing protein 63-like isoform X2, coding for MWQMNLGETMAPMELGPYPERVGEPDCSYYMRTGMCRFGMTCKFNHPADRKLAVAAARMKGEYPQRIGQPECQYYLKTGTCKFGATCKFHHPREKAAMATRVQLNELGYPLRPNEKECAYYLRTGQCKFGSTCKFHHPQPSTMMVAVRGSVYSPGQSATSPGQHAYQGAVTSWPLSRSASFIASPRWPGHSSYAQVIVPPGLVQVPGWSPYTAQIGSSSSDDQQRTPGAAQYYTGSRQSGTAGIGDQGMFSSYQAGSVPVGLYAVQRENVFPERPDQPECQFYMKTGDCKFGAVCKFHHPRERIIPTPNCALSPLGLPLRPGEPICSFYNRYGMCKFGPNCKFDHPMGSAMYGHASSPTSEAPTSRRMLAHVPSHPEVSPDSGSGRSRRIAHSDSQQIPSVERCTEREAS